A stretch of Besnoitia besnoiti strain Bb-Ger1 chromosome III, whole genome shotgun sequence DNA encodes these proteins:
- a CDS encoding putative cyclin 4 (encoded by transcript BESB_048030) encodes MANHIVLPPQKLLKCPPSVRDGLSPEVEREQRVYGCHLIQKAGILLKLEAVSIASAQTILHRFFFRRSLKQFDVRRVATAALLLACKLEEDPHRVLHLVGVIHLLSQLEDNPEKALSEDNLDEFLVASDSQEYELFRMDVFRCERYILRELGFMVSQTLVHPHRYILQYIHALFKGNFVPTSQLSQRAWGYLNDSMRTTLCCEVQPAVIAVGSIFLAACDLGIPLPQETGWHDLFDVSWEDVTKVCDAILSLYTRPLPSYVKLAEEPLKPSKPSPVAHARPSAKQTADASAASAGAPAGSTEKALEGGEPAHADGELKNHGEGHVKSEDGGPAGGTAEERVAKPKQSQADVTDKSERHEHASDREPEAKGRDPAEGSHGNSEERSASGASGSQGTSGFFAAVSRGPAASSADRYLFFGSLGNNNDDSTTRAKGGSRDEDAASSKKSDRKDHGEDILQGGWMRGASEKEGNVRAHVAAVCAYAGGSRRNRALTGRRQSEAPRGAAKEAHGIASGPTADAKTATGETDGGSENVEAGARMAVAVDMGRRTGLQGFRMRRRGIQTIVVTPRRRVAETAGRATLEETPLRTQAAKKDADRTRSLGRGRRGSSTGRTLQLHTGCRLAEASAEAGRTDPTERTEGAATTAIGKAVDAQGVDFKNGSVCDNAPLCVHFFAFGVSSGRRPST; translated from the exons ATGGCGAACCACATCGTGCTTCCTCCTCAAAAGCTTCTGAAGTGTCCGCCGTCGGTCCGCGATGGCCTCTCGCCGGAAGTTGAGAGGGAGCAGCGCGTCTATGGCTGCCACCTCATTCAGAAGGCCGGCATCCTCCTCAAGCTCGAAGCTGTGTCCATCGCCAGCGCGCAAACGATTCTGcatcgcttcttcttccgccgctcaCTGAAGCAGTTCGACGTCAGG CGCGTCGCGACAGCCGCTTTGCTACTCGCGTGCAAGTTGGAAGAAGATCCGCATCGCGTTTTGCATCTTGTTGGAGTGATCCATCTCCTCTCTCAACTCGAGGATAACCCCGAGAAGGCTCTTTCCGAAGATAATCTCGATGAGTTCCTCGTTGCGTCGGACTCTCAG GAATACGAACTCTTCCGGATGGACGTTTTTCGGTGCGAGCGGTACATTCTGAGAGAGCTCGGCTTCATGGTTTCCCAGACGCTCGTGCACCCGCACCGTTACATTTTGCAGTATATCCACGCCCTTTTCAAAGGCAACTTCGTCCCCACCAGCCAGCTGTCGCAGCGCGCCTGGGGTTACCTCAACGACAG CATGCGCACGACGCTCTGCTGCGAAGTCCAGCCGGCGGTGATTGCCGTCGGAAGCATCTTCCTGGCCGCGTGCGACCTGGGCATTCCGCTGCCGCAAGAGACAGGTTGGCACGATCTCTTTGACGTCTCCTGGGAGGACGTGACCAAAGTCTGCGACGCGATTCTCTCGCTGTATACGCGCCCGCTGCCCTCCTACGTGAAGCTCGCCGAGGAGCCGCTGAAGCCCTCCAAGCCAAGCCCCgtggcgcacgcgcggccgtctgcaAAACAAACTGCagacgcgtccgccgcgagtGCGGGTGCTCCGGCCGGTAGCACTGAGAAGGCCctcgagggaggcgagcccGCCCACGCTGACGGAGAGCTGAAAAACCACGGAGAAGGCCACGTGAAAAGTGAAGACGGCGGCCCAGCCGGGGGGACAGCTGAGGAGCGAGTGGCAAAGCCCAAGCAGAGTCAAG CAGATGTAACGGACAAGTCGGAGCGCCATGAGCACgcgagcgaccgcgagccAGAGGCAAAGGGCCGAGATCCCGCGGAGGGTAGCCATGGCAACAGCGAGGAGCGCTCGGCGTCAGGAGCTTCAGGGTCGCAGGGCACTTCTGGGTtcttcgctgccgtctcgcGAGGCCCAGCTGCCTCTTCGGCTGACCGCTACCTGTTCTTCGGAAGCCTGGGCAACAACAATGACGACAGCACCACGAGAGCGAAAGGCGGCAGCCGggacgaggacgcagcgtCCTCCAAGAAATCCGATAGGAAAGATCACGGTGAGGACATTCTCCAGGGGGGTTGGATGAGAGGCGCGTCCGAAAAGGAAGGAAACGTGCGCGCACACGTCGCCGCGGTTTGTGCGTACGCAGGGGGT AGTCGTCGCAATCGAGCGCTCACCGGTCGTCGCCAGAGCGAGGCTCCtcggggcgcggcgaaggaagcTCACGGCATCGCGAGCGGCCCcacagcagacgcgaagacaGCAACGGGCGAGACCGATGGGGGGAGCGAGAacgtggaggcgggcgcgagaaTGGCAGTCGCCGTGGACATGGGTCGGCGGACGGGCCTTCAGGGTTttcgcatgcggcggcgcgggatTCAGACCATCGTGGTcactcctcgtcgtcgcgtcgcagagacggcgggtCGAGCCACGCTGGAGGAGACGCCTCTTCGCACTCAAGCAGCCAAAAAAGACGCCGATCGCACTCGCAGTCTagggagaggacgccgcggcagtTCAACCGGCCGAACCCTCCAGCTCCACACGGGCTGTCGTCTGGCGGAGGCTTCAGCCGAAGCGGGCCGCACCGATCCGACAGAGAGGACGGAAGGGGCAGCCACCACCGCGATCGGGAAGGCGGTAGATGCCCAGGGAGTCGATTTTAAAAACGGCTCAGTCTGTGACaacgcgcctctctgcgtccatTTCTTTGCGTttggcgtctcctccggcaGGCGGCCGTCCACCTAG